From the Erpetoichthys calabaricus chromosome 12, fErpCal1.3, whole genome shotgun sequence genome, the window TGTGCCGTCTTATTATAAACCCAACATGACTTCCTCTTCTGTCTCCTAACAGGGTGGAGTTGGCTCAGGCTGTGAGAAGCTATGTAGATGATACTTTCAATTATATTACACtgatagaaaaatatgaaaaaaactttTCTGAATGGTGTAATTTACAAGAAAGGGAAAAGACTGAGATTCAAGACATTTTGGAAGGTGTGAGAAATCTGAACAGAACACTGGCAGATGCAATGCAGGCAAAGTCAATGAAGACCTTCATGAAATACAAGCTGACACCCAACCTAAAGTGTTACACAGAAAAGGAGTTAAAGAAGAAGCTTCAAAGAGTTTTAGGCAACATCTTAAACAGCATGCCAGGGGTCAGAGAGGTACCCGAGGCCATTGAGAAGCTGTCTGTAACATGTCCTGCAGTCTTTTGTAAGGCAAACAAGTTACTGAAGTACCCTgaaggaatgaatgaaaagaaagtCCATCTGTTCATTAGAATGGCAAAAGAGGTGGCCCCTTATATGGTGAACTTCCGCAGGGATGTCGAGGAGCTTTTCAAAGATGACCTTGAAAATGTGGAGAACCTCGCTTATCAACATTCCCTCTATGTGCAGTCACACCGTGAGCTACATTGTAGAATCTTATCAAAATGTGCTCTTCAAACTGATTATCATTTTGTCAGATCTtctcattatatttatttacttgtttttatgtGTATCTGCGTTTATGCAGTCTTCAAGATCATGCATTCTGAAAAGCATTTTGTAAACCCTGGAATTACAGACATGCAAGTAGCTTCTGAAAAGCATTTTGTAAACCCTGGAATTACAGACCTGCAAGTAGCTTCTGAAAAGCATTTTGTAAACCCTGGAATTACAGACCTGCAAGTAGCTTCTGAGTCAAAGTGTAGTTTTATTTGGGGTTTTTTGGTGATCTCTGTCCTTGTGTGGGTTCTTTCCCATTTCTTTCTGGAACAATAATAACCGATTGTCAAAATGTTATCAGCAAGCTCAATTGTGTAAAAGATTTTTTGCTGCCTAATCAaatgtttctgaaagaaattggaTACTACAAGCAtacttacattatattttatacatagaaaattacattttttgtaaacacacaggtgtaaaactaataagaaaatgctacatttttgattaaagccatatactgtatatacttattaatgtgtttttagacatatattaatattttagcagCAGAAACGTGTATGCAGGTACGTGCTGTCAAGCCACATGCCCAAATTTCAGTGCTCTGGACCATAATAAATAATGCCTTGCTTTTGCccacaatgaaaataaaaggtgcagatgagatgaaaatgCATGTATTgaatgaaacaatttttttttctttttttttttaatgaagcaaatctctttattttactaaaaattCAGATTTGCATGAATCACTTTGTTCATCACTGGGTATGGGTTATATATTTAGTTTGCTTatgatttatcattttcttttgtatAGCACCACCTTCCCCCTGCCTTCTCCTCACTTTGTGAACTTTcttagtaaataaaataaaatttgcctTTTAGATATAACTTTTGTGTGTGTCTTTATGATGCTCTCTTTTTCTGCGTATTTGCAACATAATGGTATGCACCTAATACTGTGTGGTGCCATAACAGTGTTTAATTGAACTGTGCTTACCCCATAAACATTAGTTAAGATTGAAATTCTTCGAGACATGCAGTTTCTGTATAACTGGAAGTTTCACCCtaatattgattattattattattattgtttgtgatTTTATATAACAACTAGCTGGTCCTTATGGCtccgcctgcgtagtagtgaaacggaacaaactttaaaaatcaataaacaaaaaggtgtcgctagctaagcagaggcaaggtaccctccgaaacgcagaggtagaccgacttcccactcctgacgtcatacttccccctcccctcagcctgcagcctctgtcatGTGTTAGCACAAATAAATCACTCTTGCAAGTGAACTCTggttcttagcatgatgagagaagtcacaaaatcaaccagaatgttcaagcaaattctagaaaaaaaacagatctaaatctgttaagtagttctctagttCGCTAGCAAAGTGGATGTAAGGTACGCccaaggctggtgcgtgagtaaggagggccacccccccaacccccccgggCAAAAGCCcatgtctcggattagcgcaaataaatcagtatggCAAGCAAACCATGATACATagtacaatgagagaagtcgcaaaatcaaccggaatgttcaagcaaattatagaaaaaaacccaatctaaatccattaagtagtcctctcatttgctagctaagcagatgtaacaTACGCCCAGAGGCTAGCGCATGAGTTAGGAGGGCccgccccctcccctcagccccaCCCCCTTCCCACTAATGTGAATGAAATTACCTTGAGACACAGTGTGGCTTTAGAGCTTCAGTATCTCCAGTGGCTATGACATTATCTTTGGAATAAAGCAGCAGAAGGCCCTCTATATTGTATTTATTGAGCCTATTTAAGCCTTTGACTTTGTAGgcaggaaagtttttttttttcaaagtgttgGCAAAGACAGGGTCTTCCTCACAGCTTCATCATCTTTCATTAAAATATGAGGAGAATGTTTGAGTGTGATGCTAGTATTTCAGATGCTTTAATGATATATAGGGTTGTATACTTGTACTCATCCTTTGTGATGTTCTTTTTTCTGAAACAAACATTTAGACGATCAACTGAGGGTATCTACCTCTGTACAAAGTTTGACAGACAGCTGTTCAGTCTGTCCTGTCTGAAAGCTAGGACCAGAGTTTGTGTAACGCTGATCAGAGATTTGCTATTCATGGATGATGCTGCTGTCACAACTCATACAGCACAGCATCTGTAGATACTTCGGCTTCAGAAAGACCAGTGTGATGGGAAAGGATGTTGGTATGCCTTCAGCTATTACCATTGATTAATACAAGTTGAAAattatttaccaatgttgtaccCAGCTTATGTAATATTTTCTTCATGGACTAACATAAATTTGCACATAGGAAAAGCTGCCTTCACCTTATCTCTTTATCTACATGTGGCATAACAGCAGGCTTACAAACCAGGCCAAGACAAATGTTTATAACGTTTGTGTTAGTCAGCTGTCTTCTGCATGGTAGTGAATCCTGGATTTCACCTGTAGTACCTTTAATGAACTATTGGCATTTCCTGGTCTAAAGAAGTTTGTAATACTGAGGATTCCTAATATGTgagtacaagggggctccgccccctgcttgcttcactcacctACCCCCGgagttgggtatcctgaaatacattgtttgtatatccgtcagtcgagcttgttcattttgaacccgtgcctgctttgcttccgcagttttagATGCGCGTTTACGTCGCTCCGCAGTGGtcccactcacaatatggcggtgacgcctgtgccttcactccgcagtagtgccactcacaatatggcagtgaagcctgtgccttccgtactttatggacccgtggggcctccgtagcctcttccgtttgaatctgggctgcagcgcagagtcctcttatttgtgtggctgtgtcggtagtcgttagccatgggcgcgttgttgcttcattactcattcacgtcatttgagctctttcgtttttgggccgtgactccttcgtgcgcggtggataaggcttcgcttgtggtttatgagacgcgcgctgtacgcgcctgcgcagtacatctcatggtcccatcgtccatgccatccggtttaccattctcggttagtaatatggataccaaGTATGTACAGCTTGTTAAGGAGAAATTACCTCTGATGTATTTGGGATGTTCAATCTTTTAAAGACAGTAAAATCCTACAAATGATTCTTTATGAAGAACTCACCAACAGAAAGAGACCAGCAAGACATACCAAATATTGCTTTAAAGAAAGTATGACATGACGTTTTTTGGCATAAACATCAAGCACTTACTGACAACCGTGTCAGACTTATATACATATTTTACCTTAGTGTGCACTTTTTCAGGTTGACCTGCCCTTCTCCAATAAgtaactgaaaaatcaatcacaTCATAATATGTGCAGGCAAAGCTATTTTAAATAGAGCATGCAGGTGTCAATCGCTTGTGCATGTCTGTTTATATGTTTAAGTGAGTGGGAGAATAAGTAATA encodes:
- the LOC114663014 gene encoding uncharacterized protein LOC114663014 isoform X2 — encoded protein: MCAQRRSEALRSAVNSTNKEAEVELAQAVRSYVDDTFNYITLIEKYEKNFSEWCNLQEREKTEIQDILEGVRNLNRTLADAMQAKSMKTFMKYKLTPNLKCYTEKELKKKLQRVLGNILNSMPGVREVPEAIEKLSVTCPAVFCKANKLLKYPEGMNEKKVHLFIRMAKEVAPYMVNFRRDVEELFKDDLENVENLAYQHSLYVQSHRELHCRILSKCALQTDYHFVRSSHYIYLLVFMCICVYAVFKIMHSEKHFVNPGITDMQVASEKHFVNPGITDLQVASEKHFVNPGITDLQVASESKCSFIWGFLVISVLVWVLSHFFLEQ